In Nothobranchius furzeri strain GRZ-AD chromosome 18, NfurGRZ-RIMD1, whole genome shotgun sequence, a single genomic region encodes these proteins:
- the LOC107391614 gene encoding tumor necrosis factor alpha-induced protein 2, giving the protein MRVCQNSDSLKLNSFLTPKGRSPGEWIRGTFQRFRGSSPHSGDSSPSSTYGQDSPVEEETTEVIPTFDELLEAGRLSEASQQLIDRENDLFQEVTEEGSLQQPSVDRLAEDRRALEKHLTETLQQSLSLSLEDIHNEAAVHALTTALTSAVKAVHQEEEQTLLREQRGCKALSCWKKLHDSSLLSLVERRMENPLESPVSQAEQSSIQTDIYSMGRQLKQDLLFVVIVVKSCYPPQSNICQFYASLYHQTFSARLRKIADFGLEDKDATFLLRWVNEYYPGIFQKPELSSEIDSAALGKLLPKELLEPLEEQYLSKQKTDLSDYMNQVLQLEDRKWASGEEAKREDGCYTSPLAYDIIQGINGMVKAAEKVTGNRQKAQTITHQLPGFMTKYKHLQSVLQVNNQISHIKASLCCVEQFRDVLLGENHLFPHEVKEECLGLLMDIEQSAHSCLLIPIHKILKPQYKKLGTTDWLRKNGFEKLWRSLEVELLKFQDVPHLGRQELIGRLHQEVTEEYVRRLLRRDVKLKDREQQQRAYTIVTQNAESLNTLFSRMGSKQDWLKEILIKIAEVLRLQDVPALQMHIASLGSAHPDISEKHVVALLKLKTNISKMDRKKIITTLSDTLKETRAGGDARLFFSKVEIR; this is encoded by the exons ATGCGGGTTTGCCAAAACTCAGACagcctcaagctgaacagctttcTGACCCCAAAGGGCAGATCTCCAGGTGAATGGATTAGGGGCACTTTTCAGAGATTTAGGGGAAGTTCCCCACATTCTGGAGACAGCAGCCCCTCTTCAACCTATGGACAGGACTCGCCTGTTGAAGAAGAGACTACAGAAG TCATCCCCACATTTGATGAGCTTCTTGAAGCAGGACGTTTAAGTGAAGCCTCTCAGCAGCTGATTGACAGGGAGAACGATCTGTTTCAGGAGGTGACAGAAGAAGGGTCACTTCAGCAGCCTTCAGTAGATCGGTTAGCTGAGGACCGCAGAGCCCTGGAAAAGCATTTAACCGAGACTCTTCAGCAAAGTCTATCTCTAAGCCTTGAAGACATTCACAACGAGGCAGCAGTGCATGCTCTGACAACAGCCTTAACATCTGCTGTGAAGGCTGTCCACCAGGAGGAGGAACAGACCCTGCTGAGGGAACAAAGGGGATGCAAAGCACTCAGCTGCTGGAAGAAGCTCCACGACTCAAGTCTACTCAGTTTAGTGGAGAGACGAATGGAAAACCCACTGGAGAGTCCTGTCAGCCAAGCAGAGCAGTCATCAATCCAGACAGACATCTATAGCATGGGAAGGCAGCTGAAACAAGACCTCCTGTTTGTGGTGATTGTGGTGAAGAGCTGCTACCCCCCACAATCAAACATCTGTCAGTTCTATGCCTCCCTGTACCACCAAACCTTCAGCGCCAGGCTCAGGAAGATCGCAGACTTCGGTCTGGAGGACAAGGACGCTACTTTCCTACTGCGCTGGGTGAACGAGTATTATCCAGG GATCTTCCAGAAACCAGAACTTTCCAGTGAAATTGATTCTGCAGCTTTGGGGAAACTGCTACCCAAAGAGCTGCTGGAGCCGCTGGAGGAGCAGTACCTGAGCAAGCAGAAG ACTGACCTGTCAGACTACATGAACCAAGTCCTGCAGTTGGAAGACAGGAAATGGGCCAGTGGAGAGGAGGCAAAGAGGGAGGACGGCTGCTACACCAGTCCTCTGGCCTATGACATCATTCAG GGTATCAATGGGAtggtgaaagcagcagaaaaagtcACAGGAAATCGTCAGAAAGCCCAGACAATAACACACCAACTCCCTGGTTTTATGACAAA GTACAAGCATTTACAATCAGTCCTCCAGGTGAACAACCAGATCAGCCACATCAAAGCAAGCCTCTGCTGTGTGGAGCAGTTCAG GGATGTACTTCTTGGGGAAAACCACTTGTTCCCACACGAGGTGAAGGAGGAGTGTTTAGGTCTTCTGATGGACATCGAACAATCTGCTCACTCTTGTTTATTAATCCCCATTCACAAGATTCTCAAG CCGCAGTACAAGAAGCTGGGAACCACTGACTGGCTGAGAAAGAATGGATTTGAGAAACTCTGGAGGAGCTTGGAGGTAGAGCTGCTGAAATTTCAGGATGTGCCTCATCTTGGTCGCCAG GAGCTGATTGGTAGACTCCACCAGGAGGTGACGGAGGAGTACGTCAGGAGGCTCCTGAGAAGAGACGTCAAACTGAAGGACCGGGAGCAGCAGCAGAGGGCTTACACCATCGTCACACAAAACGCAGAAAGTTTAAACACACTGTTCAGCAGAATG GGATCCAAACAGGACTGGTTAAAGGAAATCCTGATCAAGATAGCAGAAGTCTTGAGGCTCCAAGATGTTCCTGCTCTACAGATGCACATCGCTTCACTGGGATCTGCCCATCCCGACATCAG TGAAAAGCATGTTGTCGCTTTGCTGAAACTCAAGACTAACATCTCCAAAATGGACAGGAAAAAGATCATAACTACTCTCTCAGACACGTTGAAAGAAACCCGCGCTGGTGGTGACGCTCGGCTGTTTTTCTCTAAAGTTGAGATTCGATGA